In Streptococcus parauberis NCFD 2020, the sequence TCTGGATCATGTTGTGTAGAAATAACGACAGTATCAACACGAAGTGGTTGATCATTTTCATCATATTCGACAGTAACTTGTGATTTGGCATCAGGTCTCAAATAAGCTAATTGGTTTGATTTTCTCAAGTCAGCTAATTTCTTAACTAATTTGTGTGATAAAGAAATTGGTAATGGCATCAGTTCAGGTGTTTCATCAATAGCAAACCCAAACATCAAGCCTTGATCACCAGCTCCAATTAAATTTAAGTCATCAACTTCCTTGCTTTCGCGTACTTCCAAGGCTTCATTGACACCTTGAGCAATATCTGATGATTGCTCAACAAGTGATGGATGTACACCAACTGAATCGGCAGAAAAACCATATTCCGCTTTTGTGTAACCAATTTCAGCAATGGTATCTCGAACAACACGGTTGATATCAACATAAGCTGAAGTTGAAATTTCTCCAAAAACATGAACCGACCCTGTATAAACAACTGTTTCTGCTGCTACGTGAGCATCAGGATCTTGAGTGAGAATTTCGTCTAAAATAGCATCTGAAATTTGATCCGCGATTTTATCTGGATGGCCTTCCGATACAGATTCAGACGTAAATAATTTACGTTCTGACATAAAAATGTCCCCCTTTTAATAAAAGTATATGGCAAAAAGCCTTCGCAAGGAAAAGTTACTAATAACTAAGTTTTATAATATAGCAACTACCGAATAAACAATAGTTACTTTAGTGACATGTTTTACTTGCGAGTCAAAAAGTTACAAAGCACTAGCAGTTTGCACTGCTACCTTTTCGGGACTAATTAACTTTTCTATTATACACATTTTTGAATTATTTTACGAGTACTATTTTTAAAAGGTTTGTAAAAGTTTGATTTTTTCCTGTCTTTTCAGTCATGTGAACTTGAAATATCAGGCGAATATACTATACTAGTTCTATGAAGACATCAGAGAAATTATATCAAATATTAAGTCAATCAGAATCATTTATTAGTGGTGAAAAACTCGCCGACCAATTATCTCTTTCTCGCACAGCCATTTGGAAAGGAATAAAATCTCTTGAAAATCAAGGAATTGAAATTTTGGCCACCAAAAAAGAAGGCTACAAAATAATCAGCGGAGATTTGCTATCTGCACAAGAAATATCTGACAAACTGAATATATCGGTTACCCTAAATGAATCAAGTCTTTCTACGCAATTAGATGCCAAGAATGCTATTGCAACCAATCCAA encodes:
- the metK gene encoding methionine adenosyltransferase; its protein translation is MSERKLFTSESVSEGHPDKIADQISDAILDEILTQDPDAHVAAETVVYTGSVHVFGEISTSAYVDINRVVRDTIAEIGYTKAEYGFSADSVGVHPSLVEQSSDIAQGVNEALEVRESKEVDDLNLIGAGDQGLMFGFAIDETPELMPLPISLSHKLVKKLADLRKSNQLAYLRPDAKSQVTVEYDENDQPLRVDTVVISTQHDPDVSNETIHTDLIEKVIKSVIPNQFLDDQTKYFINPTGRFVIGGPQGDSGLTGRKIIVDTYGGYSRHGGGAFSGKDATKVDRSASYAARYIAKNIVAAGLAKKAEVQLAYAIGVAHPVSVRIDTFGSAILPEAKIEKAVRQLFDLRPAGIIKMLDLKRPIYRQTAAYGHMGRTDIDLPWEKCDKVDELKNFLLK